Within the Sphingobium baderi genome, the region ATAGATGTCCGCCCGTAAAAGGCTGGCGTCGATATTGTCATAGCCAAGGGTTCGCGCATAATCGAGTTGCGCGAAGGCGTCATCATAATTGCCGACGACATAAGACAGGTAGCCAGCCACATAACGCAACCGGGGAGCGTCCGTCTTGGGAACGGAGCCGGTCTTGAACATATCTGTCAACGCAAGCCGCTCGGCCTGAATATTCTGCCGCTGGACAGCCAGCTCAAACCGCAGGCCTGCTGCAGCATAGGCTTCGAAATCCGTGGCAGGATTCAATGCTGAGATGCGCGCGCTGGCCGTGGACACATCCCCCGCCCGCAGCGCAGCTTGAGCCGCTTGCACATTCGTGCGGAAGTCGTCCGACATCTGAATGACCGGACCATTGTCCTTCTTTTTGGCTGCGGAAGGTGATGCAAGCATGACCACGCTCATTGCGGCAGCCAACATATATCCCAATTTCATATTTCTACGCATGGCCGATCCGGCCCCCCCAAAAACAGTCAGCATCGCAATCGGCGAGGGTTGAACCATCAACCCTCGCCGTCGATATTTCAAGCGCCTTTGCTGGTCAGATAGGACAGCCACAGCCCAGCGATGGATTTGCGAGCGCCGCCCTGCACCGATTGGAATGCCGCCTTGGCGGAAGCCGTATCGCCTGCCAGCGTCTTGGCAATGCCAAGCCTTGTATTCACTTCGTCCGCGTCCACGCCGCCCTTTTGCTTGGCGAGTTCGAACATGGCCGCGGCCTTGGCATAATCACCATAGCCCAGATAGGCGTCGGCGGTCGCTGCCGCAATTTTGCCATTGGCCGCTTTGCGTGCATCCGCTTCGGCCGCACCTAGCGAGCTTTTATCCCCCGCAATCTTTGCAACGGCCGATTGATAAAGATCGCCGCCCTGCGATGCGTTCAGCACACCCTTGGCGCGGCCAGCATCGATCGACGACTTCACTTCGCCATAAATGCCGGTCTTCGAAGCCATTTCCGCATATTCGGTGAAGTCGCCCGCGACAACCAGGCCGCCAGAGGCAGCCATCAGGCGCAGCACATCGAGATTTTCGCGGTTGGTGATGTTGGGGTTGGCTTGCTGGAACAGACGGACCAGCGTGCGGAGATTCTCGCCATTAGGTGCAGCTTCATAAGCCTGTCGGGCCCAATCCGTGACTTCCGGCAGTTTTGCGGCCGCGGCGCGGCTTACGCCGATCTGATACCATTGAGCCGGTGCGGGTTGTCCGCTTGCCTTGCTGGCATCAATTGCAGCCTTGAGTGCCGCCAGCCCCTGCTGGTTAAGCCCTCGGGCTGGCTCGACCGACGGACTGGCGGTGCCTGCCTTGCCGAAATAGGCTTGCGCCAGCGTCACGTTGACCGCCTCGGGCTTGTAGCCTGCCTGAACAGCCGCCTGCCCACGCTGGATCGCCAGGTCATAGTTCTTCGCGGCCAACGCCTGTTCGGCCGCTATGGCGTTGAACTGGCCGGCCTGATCCGTCGGCGTGAGGCCACTGTCGAGCATCTGCGTCAGGGCTTCGCTCTGCAGCGCGGCGTCCTTGGCAGCGATAGACGTATTCAGCTTGATCGCGCCGATCTGATATTTGTCGTCGTTTGACTTGGCCTTGCCGTCCGCATCGGCCAGCGCAGCCTTCGCCGCTGCGAAATCCTGCTTGCCTGCGGCTTCCTGCGCGGTCTGAAGCGCCTTGATCACGTCAGGCGATACATTGAGCTTAGGAGCGCTCGCCTTCTTGTCCTTGGCCAAGGCAGGGGCCGAAACGGCGCCGCCAGTCAACGCCAGTGCGAGCGCAAGCGCCACCGGGGTTACAAAACGCATGATCCTCATCTCCTTTTCGCCTGAAGGGGGCCAGGCGACCTTCCATGTTATGCGCCGAATTAGGGGTCGACGCGTGAACGGCCTTTGAACAAGCCTATAACCACGGATTTTGCAACTGTCATGCGCCGGGCTTCGTTCCATATTTCCGTAACCGCGAAAAATCACACGCCGGGCGGAACGTGTATGAAGCTGCCCGAGGGGTGACAGATTTGTTTCGCTCGGCTAGTGCGGATACGACCATAACCATCCGCAAAAAAGAGAGTCGCCTTGACCGACGAGACCGCCCTCGCCGACCCCTCCGATATCAGCCCCATCAGTATCGTCGAGGAGATGAAGTCGAGCTATCTCGACTATGCCATGTCGGTCATTGTGGCGCGCGCGCTGCCGGATGTGCGCGACGGCCTGAAACCCGTGCATCGCCGTATCCTTTTCTCGGCGCATGAAAGCGGCTTTTACCATAACAAGCCTTATCGAAAGTCGGCCCGCATCGTCGGTGACGTGATCGGTAAATATCACCCGCACGGCGACAGCGCGATCTATGACGCATTGGCGCGCATGACGCAGGACTGGTCGATGCGCGTTCCCCTGATCGACGGTCAGGGGAACTTCGGTTCGATGGACCCCGACCCGCCGGCCGCCATGCGTTACACCGAAGCGCGCCTCGCCAAGGTGACGACCGCGCTGCTGGATGATCTCGACAAAGACACTGTCGATTTTCAGCCGAACTATGACGCGTCGGAAAGCGAGCCGCAGGTCCTTCCCGCGCGCTTTCCCAACCTGCTGGTCAACGGCGCGGGCGGCATCGCGGTCGGCATGGCGACCAACATCCCGCCACATAATCTGGGCGAAGTGATCCGTGCCTGCCTCGCCTATATCGACAATCCTGGCGTCACGGTGGACGAACTGATCCAGATCGTCCCGGGTCCCGATTTCCCGACAGCTCCGCTCATCCTGGGCCAGTCGGGCGCGCGCAGCGCTTATCATACCGGGCGCGGTTCCATCATGATGCGCTCGCGTCATGAGATCGAAGAAGGGCGTGGAGATCGCCGCTCCATTGTTCTCACCGCCATTCCCTATCAGGTCGGCAAGAACGGCCTCGTCGAAAAGATCGCCGAAGCCGCCAAGGACAAGCGGATCGAGGGGATTAGCGACATCCGCGACGAATCGAACCGCGAAGGCGTGCGGATCGTCATGGACCTGAAGCGCGACGCCACGCCCGAAGTCGTGCTCAACCAGCTTTGGCGCAACACACCCGCCCAGTCGAGCTTCCCGGCCAATATGCTCGCCATTCGCGGCGGTCGCCCAGAAGTCCTGAACCTGCGCGACATCATCGAAGCCTTCGTCCGCTTCCGGGAAGAGGTCATCACCCGCCGCACCAAGTACGAACTCAACAAGGCCCGCGACCGCGCGCATATCTTGTTGGGCCTGGTCATCGCGGTAACGAATCTCGACGAGGTGGTCCGTATCATTCGCGGTTCGGCCAGTCCGGCCGAAGCACGCGAATCTCTCCTTTCACGCGAATGGCCGGTGGAGCAAATCGCGCCCTATCTACGCCTTGTCGAAGCCATCGAAACCGAAGCGACAGGCGATACATATCGCCTGTCCGACATACAGGTGCGCGCCATCCTCGACCTGCGCTTGCATCGGCTGACGGCACTGGGCCGCGATGAGATCGGCAGCGAACTGGCGGAACTGGCCGCCGCGATCACCGAATATCTGGCAATCCTCGGCGACCGCGTGAAACTCTATGCCGTCATGCGTGAAGAATTTGAGGTGATCGAACGCGATTTCGCTACGCCGCGCATCTCTGAAATCACCGCAGCCGCAGACGGGATCGAGGACGAAGACCTTATCGAACGTGAGGATATGGTCGTCACCGTGACCATGCAGGGCTATATCAAGCGCACCCCGCTCGAGAGCTTCCGAGCGCAAGCGCGCGGAGGCAAAGGCCGGTCCGGAATGGCGACCAAGGATGAGGACGCCATCACCGAATTGTTCGTGACTTCCACGCACACGCCGGTCCTGTTCTTCTCCACCATCGGCAAGGTCTATCGCCTGAAAGTCTGGCGCCTTCCCGAAGGCGGTCCCGCGACCCGTGGCCGCCCGATGGTGAACCTACTTCCACTTTCGCCAGGCGAAACCATTTCCACCGTCCTTCCCTTGCCGGAAGATGAAGCGGAATGGGCCAATCTCCACGTCATGTTCGCAACGGCCAAGGGATCGGTCCGACGCAACAGCATGGATGCCTTCACCAATATCCCGTCGAACGGCAAGATCGCCATGAAGTTCGAGGGCGAGGATATGGACGACCGCCTGATCGGCGTCGCTCTGCTGGAGGAAAGCGATGACGTGCTGTTGGCGACTCGCCAGGGCAAGGCGATCCGTTTCCCCGGCGACGATGTGCGTGAATTCCAGAGTCGGAATTCAACCGGCGTCCGTGGCATCCGCCTCGGCAAAGGAGACGAGGTCATGTCGCTCTCCATTCTCCACCGCGCCGGGATTACCGATCAGGAGGAGCGCGACGATTATCTCCGCTTTGCGCCGTGGAAGGCCGAGAAGGAAGGCGCGCCGCAAATGAGCGCCGAGCGCTATGAGGCATTGCAGACGCGCGAGCAGTTCATCCTGACGGTATGCGCCAATGGCTATGGCAAGCTGTCATCGGCCTATGAATATCGCCGCACGGGCCGGGGTGGTCAGGGCATCACCAATATCGACAATATCGGGCGCAATGGTCCGGTCGTTGCCAGCTTCCCGGCGACGCGGCAGGATCAACTCATGCTCGTCACGGACCAGGCGAAGCTGATCCGTATGGGCCTCGACAGTTTGCGCGTCATCGGCCGCAATTCGGCGGGGGTGCGCCTCTTCAACGTGGCGGATGACGAGCATGTCGTCAGCGCGGCCCGCATTGAGGAAAGCGATGAGGACGTCGTCGTCAACGGCGACGAAGCGCAGGAAGCCACCGAAGCGTGACGGAGCTTTTCGCTTACAAGATATTGACACGTCCGCAATTCGATCAACTCAAGGCCGACGGCGTTTTCCACGGCGCGCCGGTCGACCTTGAGGATGGCTATATCCACCTCTCCACTCGCGAGCAGGCAGCTGAAACCGCGGCCAGACATTTCGCGGGGCAGGACAATCTGGTGATGGTCATGGTCGACCTCGCCCCTTTTAGCGATGCTCTGAAATGGGAGCCCTCGCGCGGCGGTAAACTATTTCCGCATCTCTATGCGCCACTCCCGATGAAGGCGGTCGCGGGCAAGGTCACGCTGCGCCTTGACGATCAGGGCAGGCATCTATTCCCGGCGGGCTTTTAAACCGATCTCGTGTGGATTTTCTCTAGTGGATTTTCTCTATTCGCACGACCTTGCCCTGCTTCACCCAATAATCATAGCCGCCCCAGCGAATCCGGCGAGACAGCGCGCCAACGACCTGAATCGTCAGATGCGTCCATGTCACGATAAAGGGCGCAACGGCATCCCAGATCAGCGATCGCCGCGCTTTTCGCGCCTGATCCGGCTCGATCACGCTGGCGATGATCCGCATGCGGATCATCACACGGCACCAGGCCGCGCCATAACCGACGCCCATTGCGCTCCAGCCGCCCCAGCCCAACGCCCACAGCCACCCCAAAGACTGAACGGACACGACCAATGCGGCGATTCGCCACATGCCCGGGCTGCTGGTGATGACATGTCGATATTGGCGTATCGCGAAGCTTAGCGCCGTCCGCCCGCTTCCTTCCAAGGGGCTCGCCACCAGTAGATCGCGCACCGGACGAAGGCGCAATTTTTCATGCCAGCCCGCCAGTCCGATAGTCATGTCGTCGGATAATCTTCCTGCCAACACACGGTCCAGTTCCAGTTGCTCCGCCATGGGCCGGGTCATCGCCATCGCCCCACCCCAGGGCATGGTGGAACTGGCCGCACGGGGCAAAGTCGCCAATTGCATCTCCACCGCGCCGACGAGCGTCAGCAGCGGTCTAGCGTCCGGCAAAAGCAGGCGATAGCCGGTCACGATATCCGCCTTGTCCCGCACCAAGGGAAAGAGCAGCCGTCCGATCAGCCGCGCGGGCGGCTCAATATCCGCATCAATGAAAACCAGATAGCGGTCGTCCGGTTTCAACGCCCTGAGCGCGGCGCGGAGCTTGTGCACCTTCTGCCCTTCATCGTGCGCGACACCAGCGCGCACGATCTGCACGTCACGAAAATCCAGCTTCTCCGCCGCTGGACATGCTCCCGAAGTCGCCACGATCAGCCGAAAGGGCACGTTCTGCGCCGCCAGCCGTTTCATCAGGTCCGGCCCGCCATCCCAATCATCCTTGACGCAGAGCAGCACTGCCACACCATCAGGCGCTTCCTCCTGCCGATCCGCAGGCACATGCCGCAGATAGTGCGCGACGCCCAGCACCGTCGCCCCCTGCAACACCAACCACAGCCCCAAGGCCCAACTCATAGCGTTTCCGGCCCTTTACCGCCTCAACCGCTGCTGTATGACGAAAGGGCGATGCTCTCAAACCCCTTTCTCTTCACGCTACTGCGTTTGCTACCCGCCGCGATGGCCTCATGGATCGGCGGATGGCTGTCGGCCAATGTCGCGCGCAGAAGCATGAAGCTGCGCGACCAGCGCGCCCGAACGAACCTCGCCCTGCTGCGCCCCGACCTCAATGACGCGGAAAGGGAGGATATCCTTACCCGCCGCTGGTTCAACCTTGGCCGCACCATGGCCGAACTCACCAATGTCGACCGGCTGGTCAACCCCCGCCGGGTCGCCATCCAGGATGAAGCCGCCTATCGGGAAACGCTGGACTCCCCGCGCCCGATGATCTTCCTGACAGTCCATGTCGGCAATTGGGATCTGCTGGCCGCGCATCTCAAAGCATCCTGCGACCGCGCCCCGCTGGGTGTCTACGACCCGCCCGCCGATCCGGTGCAGGCGAAAATGCTCCAGCGCGCCCGCCGAAGCTATATGGGGGAGGCGATCACCGGCGGCGGGGCGGCCCGCGCCATCGTGCGGCACCTGTCGGACAGCGACCGCGCCATGCTCTATATCCTGATCGACGAGCGCCGTGACATGCAGGTGGCATTTCCGCGTTTTGGCCGCGACATTGGGGTGAGCGGCAATCTCTCCATCGCCCTGCGCCTTGCACGACGTAGCAACGCGCGCTTCCTGCCCTTCTATCTCGCAAGGGAAAAGGGCGCGCATTTCCACCTGCGCTGGCATCCTCCCCTCGATCCAGCCGAACTCGACGACGCAGATCTTCTCGACCGCATAGATAATTTCCTCGGACAGGCCTGCATTGATCATGCTGATCAATGGCTCGCCTTGCACGACATGGACCTGACCCGGCCTATCGCGGCAGCCATGTGACTTGCGTGCCTATCAGGTCTAAAGCCCCTCCCATGTCCCGACTCGCGATCAAGATTTGCGGCCTTTCGACACCTGAAACGGTGGGTGCGGCGGTGCGAGCAGGAGCCACCCATCTGGGCCTCGTCCACTTTCCCAAAAGCCCCCGCCATGTGGAAGCGGACCAGATTCGCACCCTGACAGCCGCCGTGCCGCCACATGTCGGCAAGGTAGCCGTCATCGTCGATCCGACTGATGACATTATCGCTTCCCTTGCCGCGACAGGCGCGCTCACGGCACTGCAACTCCATGGCAAGGAAACGCCAGAACGCGCCGCCAACATCCGCGCGCGCTTTGGCCTGCCCGTCTGGAAAGCCATTTCGGTCAAAGCGCAGGCCGACATCGCCGCTGCCACAGCCTATGCGGGCGCTGTTGACCTGCTCCTGTTCGACGCCAAAACGCCCGATAGCGCCGCTCTCCCCGGTGGCATGGGACTGCGCTTTGACTGGACGCTGCTCCGCGGAGCCTCC harbors:
- the gyrA gene encoding DNA gyrase subunit A; translation: MTDETALADPSDISPISIVEEMKSSYLDYAMSVIVARALPDVRDGLKPVHRRILFSAHESGFYHNKPYRKSARIVGDVIGKYHPHGDSAIYDALARMTQDWSMRVPLIDGQGNFGSMDPDPPAAMRYTEARLAKVTTALLDDLDKDTVDFQPNYDASESEPQVLPARFPNLLVNGAGGIAVGMATNIPPHNLGEVIRACLAYIDNPGVTVDELIQIVPGPDFPTAPLILGQSGARSAYHTGRGSIMMRSRHEIEEGRGDRRSIVLTAIPYQVGKNGLVEKIAEAAKDKRIEGISDIRDESNREGVRIVMDLKRDATPEVVLNQLWRNTPAQSSFPANMLAIRGGRPEVLNLRDIIEAFVRFREEVITRRTKYELNKARDRAHILLGLVIAVTNLDEVVRIIRGSASPAEARESLLSREWPVEQIAPYLRLVEAIETEATGDTYRLSDIQVRAILDLRLHRLTALGRDEIGSELAELAAAITEYLAILGDRVKLYAVMREEFEVIERDFATPRISEITAAADGIEDEDLIEREDMVVTVTMQGYIKRTPLESFRAQARGGKGRSGMATKDEDAITELFVTSTHTPVLFFSTIGKVYRLKVWRLPEGGPATRGRPMVNLLPLSPGETISTVLPLPEDEAEWANLHVMFATAKGSVRRNSMDAFTNIPSNGKIAMKFEGEDMDDRLIGVALLEESDDVLLATRQGKAIRFPGDDVREFQSRNSTGVRGIRLGKGDEVMSLSILHRAGITDQEERDDYLRFAPWKAEKEGAPQMSAERYEALQTREQFILTVCANGYGKLSSAYEYRRTGRGGQGITNIDNIGRNGPVVASFPATRQDQLMLVTDQAKLIRMGLDSLRVIGRNSAGVRLFNVADDEHVVSAARIEESDEDVVVNGDEAQEATEA
- a CDS encoding DUF952 domain-containing protein yields the protein MTELFAYKILTRPQFDQLKADGVFHGAPVDLEDGYIHLSTREQAAETAARHFAGQDNLVMVMVDLAPFSDALKWEPSRGGKLFPHLYAPLPMKAVAGKVTLRLDDQGRHLFPAGF
- a CDS encoding glycosyltransferase, which produces MSWALGLWLVLQGATVLGVAHYLRHVPADRQEEAPDGVAVLLCVKDDWDGGPDLMKRLAAQNVPFRLIVATSGACPAAEKLDFRDVQIVRAGVAHDEGQKVHKLRAALRALKPDDRYLVFIDADIEPPARLIGRLLFPLVRDKADIVTGYRLLLPDARPLLTLVGAVEMQLATLPRAASSTMPWGGAMAMTRPMAEQLELDRVLAGRLSDDMTIGLAGWHEKLRLRPVRDLLVASPLEGSGRTALSFAIRQYRHVITSSPGMWRIAALVVSVQSLGWLWALGWGGWSAMGVGYGAAWCRVMIRMRIIASVIEPDQARKARRSLIWDAVAPFIVTWTHLTIQVVGALSRRIRWGGYDYWVKQGKVVRIEKIH
- a CDS encoding lysophospholipid acyltransferase family protein, producing the protein MLSNPFLFTLLRLLPAAMASWIGGWLSANVARRSMKLRDQRARTNLALLRPDLNDAEREDILTRRWFNLGRTMAELTNVDRLVNPRRVAIQDEAAYRETLDSPRPMIFLTVHVGNWDLLAAHLKASCDRAPLGVYDPPADPVQAKMLQRARRSYMGEAITGGGAARAIVRHLSDSDRAMLYILIDERRDMQVAFPRFGRDIGVSGNLSIALRLARRSNARFLPFYLAREKGAHFHLRWHPPLDPAELDDADLLDRIDNFLGQACIDHADQWLALHDMDLTRPIAAAM
- a CDS encoding phosphoribosylanthranilate isomerase; the encoded protein is MSRLAIKICGLSTPETVGAAVRAGATHLGLVHFPKSPRHVEADQIRTLTAAVPPHVGKVAVIVDPTDDIIASLAATGALTALQLHGKETPERAANIRARFGLPVWKAISVKAQADIAAATAYAGAVDLLLFDAKTPDSAALPGGMGLRFDWTLLRGASIATPWGLSGGLSVDNVAQAIAITNAPLVDISSGVESAPGIKDVDKIIAFCKAAEPS